The genomic stretch GTTATGGGTCCCATCGGGATGGATGCCATGTCGGATTCCATAAAGGTCCTCGCTATAATAACCCATTCGATAATCATGAGTTCTTGATTTCATGGGTTCAGGCAAAGTTGAAAAGCTAAAATACATGGGAAACGATACCTTTTCTTTTTTAGAGACCATTCCTCGTCGAATTTTGATGATGACCTCGTTGTCACGGTCTTTGCTGTCCTCTACAAATGAAATATTAGGAATGGAGGGGCCAAAGGATACGCCAAGATATTGGGGCCATTCGACAATCTTGTTCAAGATCAAATCGGTGACATCGATGCGGTATCCCCTGGATTCATCTTGTTGTTGTTCCATGGGGAAAATGGCTAGTACATTGTCCATCAAAGCCCTGTCCGTTACCACGGGCAAAATAACCCCAGAAGTGGATGGAACACTAAGGGCCTTTAATATGATGTTATCCCTATGTCGGGCCCACGCTATTTGCATATAGCTATTGGTCATTCCTTTAAAGCAGTTGAACAACATGGGTTGGTCCAATAATTTTTGGGGAATGTTGAGGAACAATTGGTCCCTTATGATTTCCGTGGTCAAAAAAACTGGGCTGTGATCACTATCTAGGACGGTTTTGAATTCCCCATTAAACGGTGAGGCTTTCAACTGCCCAAAGAGGAGGAATAAAAGAATAAAGGGTAATTTGATATGTTTCATCTTACGTTATGTTTTACTATTGAATTGACCCTATTACAGGACCTTGTTATTGGACAAGGTCCTGTTATTGGTCTTTTTTTGTTTTAATAGCCTGCGTTTTGAGGCAATAGATTTGGATTGAGTTCCAATTGGGATTCTGGTATGGGTAGCAGTAGATTCGTGTCATTCCAATTGGGCTTGATGCCATCCAAGATGTTTGCCGCATTTCCAGTGCGTTTAAGGTCGAACCAACGATGTCCCTGTTCCGTAAAAAGTTCCAGTTGCCGTTCTTTCAGGATAGCTTCCAATAGTTCAGTCTGGGTGTTTGCTTGTGTGGTAGCAAGTCCTGCCCGCTCCCTGATCTGATTGAGGTCGTTCGCGGCCCCAATGAGATTTCCCAGACGGGCGCTTGCTTCTGCCCGGATCAAATACTGTTCGGCCAAACGGAACAAAATGGAATATTCCAAGGATTCCGTTTCATTGTAATCGGCCTTGTATTTGTGGGGGTAGTAAAACGTGATGGTGTCGTCCGTATCCGAGATGGGTTCGGTCCATTCCTCATACCTAAGGTCATTTTCTTCAAATGACGACAACAGCTCTTCGGTAAGGGCATAGGTCTGACCCGGGACCAATTCAATGGTCAATGTGCCTCCTTCACTTGTATTGATGGGAAATTGATCATCGGCCTGTAGCTGCCAAATGGTTTCTGTGGACGCTTTTAAGAAGACACGGTCAAGATCCATTTCCAATTGAAAGTTCTCCATCAAATCCGTTGCATAGGATACCGCCTGTTCCCAATCCCTAACGTACAAATGCATTCGGGCCAAAAGGGCCTTGGCGGCATAGGCATCAGGAATGACCCTGTTGGACGTTACAGGTTCTTGGCCTTCCAAGAGCTCAACGGCTTCTTCCAAGTCCACAATGATATTGTCGTACACAGCAGATTCAGGCAATCGCGAAACCCTATTGTTCTCTTCATAATCCGTGGTCTTGATATAGGGCACATCCCCAAATAGCCCAACCAATTGACTGTGCATGTAAGAGCGAATGAAAAGGGCCTCTCCCTTGAACTTGTTTCTTTCGGAACTGCTCAAGGCTTTGGATGACTCCACGCCTTCAATGATGGCATTGGCCCCGTAGATCAGGCTGTAGGCCTGGTTCCACCATAGCTCCACTCGATTGTTGGTAGCGATAATGTTATGATTGTAGAATTGGGCCAGATCCACATTGAATCCATAATAGTCCAGTTCATCGGCATAAATGCCAAGGGTAGGGGTCAGGCCAAAGTTTCCAGATACCATCCCCTGCTCCCTCATGTTAAAATACAGATTGGCCATTGCGGATTCCACCGTGGCAGGGTCTTCAAATACGGTCTCAGCTATGAGAATGTTCTGTGGCGGATCGACTTCAACGAATTCCGTACATCCCAAAAGCAACAAGCATTGCAGGATGAGGATCTGATAGGGTCTTGATAAAATGGGGTTCTTTACAAAGGACTTTATCGCTGTCCTTTTATGATATCTTGTTTTATCTATTTTTTTCATCTTGAAAGGATTTGGTTAAAAACTGATTTGTAGGCCTAAAGTGAGCTGTCTTAGCGGAGGCAAGCGCGTGCTTGAGGGTTGTTCTGGATCTGGCCCGTAGTAATCGGTCAAGGTCCATAGGTTTTGTCCCTGCAGGTAGACGTTGATATCCAACCCATTCTCCATGGTGGGCAGCTTGTAGTTCAGGGAAATGTTCCTGAGACGGAGAAAGGAGGCGTCGGATACCGCGGCATTGCTACTCTGTTGGCGCCCCCCCAAATCCTCGACCGTTGTGAAACCACTGGAAGAGCGCTGATAGGTCGCAATATCCCCAGGCTGTTGCCATCTGTCCAATAGGGCTACGGGCACATTGCCCCTAAACCCGGGGGTGGCATCGAAGCGGACCGCATTATAGGCCCGCTGTTTTTTGAACTGAAAGAACACGTCCAAGCTCAGGTTTCCCAAAGTGAAGGTGTTGCCCATGCCCCCATACCACTTTGGGGCCAAATCTTCGATCCATTCCAAGTCCCCCGGATTACTGACCTCCCCATCTCCATCATAGTCCTCAAACTCATAGATGCCTGTCTCTGGATTGACACCGAGTGCATTGTAGAGCTTTACAATGGTCAAAGGTTCCCCGATGACATACCGATTGGCAAAAGTGGAGGATTCAAGGTCATCGAATTCGACCAGCTTATTTTTGGGAATGGTCAGGTTCAGGGTGGTGGACCATTGAAACTGCTTGGAACGGACATTGACCGTTCGTAGGTCCACCTCAAGTCCCGTGTTCTCGACCACAGCATCAAAATTGCCCGTTAATTGGGAAAAGCCAGTGGTGGCTGCCAAGGGAATCCCTACCAACTGATTGGAGGAACGGTTTCGGTACCAAGAGGTGTTAAGGAAAACCCGATCATTGAAAAACCCGAGTTCCAAGGCGGCTTCCAATTTTCGATTGGCCTCCCAGCCAAACTGTGGATTAAATATGCCTGAGGGTTCCAATAGGGTAGTGCCTGCATAGGATTCCCCGGAGACATTGTAGGTGTCCAAATAACGATAGTCACCAATGTTGTCACTTCCCGTGATTCCATAACTGCCCCGAAGCTTTCCATGGCTCAAAAAGGAGCTTTCCTTAAAGAGGGCTTCCCTTGAAAAGATCCAGGCAAGGCCCACGGCGCCAAAGTTTCCGAACTGCCTTCCCGGACCAAAGCGGGAAGACCCGTCACGACGGCCCGTAAGGTTCAAAATATATCGGTCATACAATTTTAGGTTGATACGGCCGAATAGGGCACTATAACGATAATCGGCATCCGAAGTGGAGAAGATTTCCAAGGATTGGGCTGCGGCCAAATTCTTAATCAGGCCATTATTGGGAAAGCCCCTTCCCCGCAGTACGATTTGATTCGAACTTTCTTGTTGGAAGGTAGTACCTACCAATATATCCAGCGAAAGCCTGTCCCAATGCTTCTTCCAGTTCAACTGCGGCTCCACGATCCATGATTCCCGCTCTGAGGCATTGGTGGTCAGATTGGAAAAGTTTTGTGGTGTGAGTCCCAGACCTGGGTTTCTGGCTGTATTGGGATTGGTGACATAGGAGTCCAATCGATAGCGGGTGAAGCCCATGCTGGACTTCAGTTCCAAGTTGGGCGTTATGGCGTAGGATAAAATCGCATTGGAGATAATGGTGTTGGTGGCAGCTACAAATTCCTCCTCCAAGGCGGCCAAGGGATTGTCCCAGGTATTGTTCTCCCAGTTCAGGTTGCCCTCCTCATCGAACAGGGCTGGGGCATTGGGTTCCAAGGAATAGGCTTGCTGGGTAAAGTCTGCTCCTGGCAATCGGTTATCCTCTCGGGTGTAACTACTGGAAAAGTTGATTTTGAACTTCCCATTTTTGGATCGGTGGGTCAGATTACTGTTCAAGCTTGCCTTTCTGTAATTGGCATCCCCGGGAAATACCGTGGTCTCTTTCAAATAACCGCCGCTGACCAAGAATTGGGTCAGCTCGTTGCCGCCGGAAATGGAAAGCTGTGCATTCTGGCGATAGGCGGTACCTCCGATCAATTCCTTTTGCCAATCCGTATAACGATTGTTGTCCCATACCGTAATATCGGGCCAAAAACCGTCAAGGGTAGGATTTTCCAATAGCGGGGTAAGCCCATCGTTGTCTATGCCTTCCCTACGGATTTCCAAATATTGTTGGCTGTTCATCAAGTCCAAGAAATTGGAAACCTCGCTTAGGGTGGTACTTAAATGGGCATCGAAGCGGGTTTTACCAGACTTTCCCTTTTTGGTGGTGATCAATACCACCCCATTCGCCCCACGGGAGCCGTAGATGGCCGTGGCATCAGCATCCTTCAATACTTCGATGCTTTCGATGTCGTTGGGATTGATGGCGTTCAGGGGACTGATGTTCCCGATGATTTCGGTGGAGACACGAGGGGCTGCCAATGACTGGGAACCGTAAGGTACGCCGTCCACGATGTAAAGGGGGTCGGTAACTCCGTTGAGGAAGTTTCGGCCACGGACCTCTACAGAGAAACTACCTCCAGGGACTCCTGTGTTCTGCACAATGTTGACGCCCGATAGATGTCCCTGCATGGCTGCCAGTGGATTGGCCACGGGTTGTTTTTCCATGATTTCTGATTTGATGGTGGCGATACTTCCTGTCCGTTCCTTTTCGGAAACCGTATAATAGCCCGCATTGAGGACTACTTCCCCTAACTGGGTGACATCTTCTTCCATTTGGACGTTGATGGTATTTCTTCCATCGATAGGGACTTCCAAGGTCCTAAAGCCTACTATGGAAAAGACCAAAAGGTCATTGTTGCCCGCTTGAATGCTGTAGGTACCGTCCATATCGGAAATGGTTCCCCGGTTAGTGGATGTTACCACTACATTGACTCCGCCCAAAGGCAGTCCATTCATATCGGTAATGGTACCAGAAATGGTATTTTGTGGTGGATCCAATGTTGTCCCTGCTACCAGTTTTTGGTGGAGTAGGGGAGCTAATAGGAGATGAAAGAACAGGAACATTTTGGTCCTGCTTATGTGTATTGATGAGTTCTTCATTGTTTTGAGTTCTTTTGATTAAAGCGTGAGTTAGATATTTCTTTTTCCTATGGGCAAATACTTAAGTCCATAGGTTTTTAGCCACACTGCCCAAAAAGTCAGGATAAAGCCGTAACTTCCTTGAGGGCATTAAGGTTCGGACATAGGCCACCCTGTCCAAGTAGCAATGGCTCTTGGCAATAGGATTCCTAGAAGGAAAATGACTATGAAATTGTATTAGGGCCGGATACCCTTAAAATGGATATGGTGAGCTATGGGACAAAAGGATATCGTAAACCGGAATAGTGTATCGTGTTTCCCATAACTATAGTCATGAATGGATCAAATAGGATTCTTGGGCTTTTTCTTAAAGAGAATATCAAATAGGGTCAGGCCCGCTCTAGAATTGGAACCGACCGATGATGATATCTCTGTTAAAAAAACAAGTCTTTTGTTTCTCATAACCCATTGGTTGGGCGATGCCTCGAAAAGCAAAAGAAACTAAACGCTAAGAAAAAAGTTGATATGAACCTAAACAAAAAAGGCGCGGAACTCAACTTACTGCACTAGGGGCACTGGTATGCCTTGGAAACAATAAGAGAGCCCACGCCCCGGGTCGTGAGCAATCTACTTATTATCTCGTTTCCATAAAAATTACCAGTTTTCTAGTACGAGACTCTAAGCGAAAGCTTCAAATATGTTCTAAACGAAGAATCGCAAAATTACTTAATACTAAAACGAATATAATAAAATTTTATACTTATTGTCAAACTTGACAATTTTTTTTCCTAAAAACCATAGACATTGCCTTTATGAAAGATTGGAGGATGGCATATAGAAGAAAATTAGGAGAAAATCTCTTAAGGCTGATCAATGAGCGTGATACAGATGTTCAAACAGTTGCCTCCTTGGGTAATATCGAAAGTAAACAAGTCTATAGAATCATTAGTGCCGAAAATGAACCTAAAGTAACAACCCTGCTTCCAATCGCCAAGGGTTTGGGGTTACATGTTAAAGTTTTATATGATTTTGATTTCGAAATTGAATAAGAAAAATCAATAACTTCTAAATTTATCTAACCAAATAGCTTCTACCCTTTTTAAATTCCTTACAGAAATTCGCATTTTCCTTTTTTAGAAAATTCTTACATTTAACGTTGTCTCCCCCAACATTTTAATGAAGATTAGAAAACTATGCTTTTCCATTCCATTGAAAAACCTTTGCATAGCTGACCAAATTGGCTGTATATGCTGAATAAAGTTGTGGATATAAACTAGTTAGCATTAATTTAAACCAACAATCGAAATTATGAGTAAAGGAGCAAAAGTATTAGTAACAATCGGAATTTTAATTGGATTTTTCTTTTTATTCGGAGCATTAACTTTCACAAGAAAAAGTGGAGGAAACGCAACCCCAGGAATATTTGGATTAATTCTATTTGGTGGAATGATTGCCGGAATCAGAGCAGTTTGGAAAAAACCAACTGATGATAAAGACAATGATAATCACCAATTAGACAAAACCAGTTAATGGAATTTAAAGATTATTATAAAATTCTTGAGATTAATCAAACAGCAACTCAAGAAGAAATAAAAGCTGCATTTAAAAAGCAAGCTGTAAAATGGCATCCAGATAGAAATTTGGGTACAGATACTACAGAAAAAATGCAAGAAATAAATGAAGCTTATCTAATACTAAAAGATAAAGAGGCTCGTGAACGTTATGACCGAGAATATTTAAGGTATAAAGAATTCACTCAAAAGTCTAATTCTTACTATCAAGAAAAAACATCGCAAGATTTTAAACAATCTCAATCCGAAAATAATCAAAGGAAAGAAAAGGCAAACGAACCGAATTATGAATTTGATGACGAAATATTAAAGAAATGGATGAGAAATGCAAGACGTCAAGCGGTAGATTTGGCAAAACAAACAATCCGAGAGGTCGGAGAGTTAAGCGTAACTGCAACTAAAGCAGCAGGTTCAAAGATGCTGGAATTGTTTATTGGTTATGCAATTGGTGGCATAATAATTCTTATAGTTTTTAAAGCTTGCACAGGATAAACGTATGAAAAAATCAATCATTTTAACTTTAACAATGCTATTATTCCAATTAGGGTTTAGTCAAGAAAATTGGGACAAAATAGATTTAGGTAATTGGGGCGAAATAAAAATGCCTTCAAGTTTAGAAGTTCAATCAGGTAACTACAAAAAAATAATCGATTACCAAAAAAGACATTTTTCTGTAAACGCAGAGAGAATTGTTTTCCAGCAGAAAGGTGTTAATAATGGCAAAAATTTAGACACTTATGGAAGAATAATTATTAGAACCGATTTTGCAAGTGAGGAATTTCCAGACTTAAATACGACCGAAATTACAAGTCAAGATATTGCCGACCTTAATCAAATGTATAAATCACAAATTTACGAAGTCGCTAATAATCCGACTTATCCTGCCAAAATTATAAAATGGAATGGAGTGAAAATTGTAACATTAAACGGTAACAAATCAATTAATTACAGTTACGTTCGACAAATGAACGGAAAACCACAAACCTATTCTGAATTTTACATCTTTTGGAAAGGAAACAGACAACATACTTTGAACATTGAATATCGAATTATTGATTCTGATAAATGGAAATCTGACCTTGAAAAAGCGACAAAAACATTTAAACTGAAATAAAAAACTAATGCTAACAATGGTAACCGTTGCACAAGTCCCTGATCAGCACCAAAACCGATCGTTATAAGCCTCATTAAGGGGCTTTTTTATTTTCCCATCAGTATTGAAGATTGGGTTTTAATTGTTTTTCAAGGGCTCCGAATAGCAACATAAAAGCGTTTTTCGGCAAAGTGGACAAAGCAAGTTGCCCCGCCCCACTTTTCGAGCGTTTTTCAATGAATTTCAGGTATTTTTTGAGGTTGTATGCGATTGCCGAGAGGTGCATGTGTAGCCTTCCCTAAAAATGTAGCCTTACCCCTTTTAAGACATCGCTAAATTCATATTGACTTTGCAAATTCCAATAGGGCAGGGTCATTTTTCAATTTTTCCATGTCATCTGAAATTTTACTGTCCAAAACCTTTGCGTAAATCTGTGTTGTTTTCAATGAGGTATGGCCCAGCATTTTGCTCACGGACTCAATAGGTACCCCATTGGAAAGGGTCACGGTGGTGGCAAAAGTATGTCTGGCCAAATGCGTGGTCAATGTTTTTTTGATTTTACATGCCGTTGCAATTTCCTTCAGATAAGAATTGGTGCGCTGATTGGTGTATACCGGTAGTAAGGTCTTTTTTTTGATTACTCTGGGATGTTCTTTATACTTGTCAATGATTGCCTCTGGGATGCTCAATAGGGGAATACTGCTCAAAACCTTGGTTTTTTTTCTTTTGGTCTTGATCCATTTGTTTCCTTTGATGTCCTTCACCAAATCGTCCTTCGTCAACTTTTCTATATCGGCAAAGGCCAATCCGGTATAACAGCAGAACAAAAACATGTCCCGTACTGTATCCAGTCTCTCAAATTCAAATTCTTGTTTTAGCATAGCTTCCAGTTCCTCGTGCGTCAAAAACTCTCGTTCTTTTTGTTTCCAACTGGCGGACCAGTGGAAGAAAGGGTCACGATCGATCCATTGATTGGCATAGGCGATGCGAACAATCTTCTTGAAATTGACGATATATTTGGTCGCGGTATTATGGGAGCAATTTTTTTTGCTCTTCAAAAAGTAATCAAAGCCCGTTATAAACTTATAATCGAGCTTTTTAAGCGGAAAATCTTTTTTTTGGTACTTGTGTACTATATAATCGGAGATATGTGATTTGGCAGCTTTATACCGTTGAAGTGTTCCTGCGGAATATTCCTTGCCCACTAAACTTTCCATTTGATCGTTGTGATCTTGGAATATTTCCAAGATCATATACTGTTTCTGACCCTTGCCCAAAAAGATGTTCTTCACGGTATCGGCATCCACATATTCACCACTACGGACAAGCTCATCATAGATAGATATACACTTGGCCTTTAAAGTATCGAAAAATCTGTTAAGCACTAGTATTTCTGGGCTTTTACCTCGAATCCTGCAATTGTCCGCATCCCATCTGGAAAGTTCAATTTGCTTGCCCGTACTGAACTCTGCACGTTTCCCATCGAGGGTGATTCGAGCGTATATAATTGATTTTTTGGGTTCCTTAACTACCTTTCTTTTTGGGTAAAAGATGACATTGATTGTTGAAAACATAAGAATAGGATTAAATTAACACTTTGAAGGTACAAAAAGAGGTCTTAAATAAATGTTAACAAATCCTTGCAATAAATTGCAAAACAGCTAATTATAGCGATGGAGGTGCCTCTGAAACCAGAGTCTTGAGAGGCACCGAATTAGGCACCTTTTATATGGTGTTTTTTGCTATTTTTTGGTGTCAATGGAAATGAAAAAAAGCCTGTAAACATCTAGTTTACAGGCTTTTGTGTAAATTTGGAAATATTCCAAGCGGTCTGGACGGGACTCGAACCCGCGACCCCCTGCGTGACAGGCAGGTATTCTAACCAACTGAACTACCAGACCAATGATTTTATCTTTTTAGACTCCGACAACAGTCGGATTCAAATCTTGTTCAATGCTTTTTTAAAGCGAGTGCAAATATACATTCTCATTTCGGATATGGCAAAACATTTTTTTAAAAAAATAGTCAAGCAAATTTTTGCCGCTCTATCATAAACGAGTTCAACACTTGTGAGAAGCCCGACCGAACATCAACCCCCACATATTTGATTTGGTACTGTGCACATTTTAATTTTAAATCCTTCTGGTACTGCGCTACTTTTTCTGAATATGCCTTTTTAACGGAATCGGCATACAAATCTATCTGTTCGCCCGTTTCAACATCCACAAAACGTTTGGGTGAATTGTCAAAATCAAAATGGAGCTCATGCTCATTATCCAATAGATGAAAGAGAACCACCGAATGTTTGTTGTATTTAAGATGTCGTAGCGCTTCAAAAAGTTTTCCCTCTTCCGTTTCGGTCTGAAACATGTCGCTAAACAGAAAAATCAAGCTCCGTCGGTGTATTTTCTCTGCAATTTGATGCAGAAAGGTATAGGTTTTGGTCTCGTTGCTGTTCGTCTTATGTGCTGCCACTTCGTTCAATTTGGAATACAGCATCTGAAAATGTCGCTCGCTGTTCTTTTCCGAAGCATGGAAATCATACGTATCAGAATAAATGCTCAAGCCAACGGCATCCCGTTGTTTTTTCAAAACCTGCATCAAAGCGGTGATGGAAAGCACCCCAAAACCAATTTTGTTGAGGTTGTCCAAGGCATATTCCTTCACTTCCGGGTAGTACATGGAGGTCGAGTTGTCCAAGATCATATGGCATCTCAGATTGGTCTCGTCCTCATAGCGTTTGGTGTACAAGCGGTCCGTTCGGGCGAAGAGTTTCCAATCAATGTGTTTGGTGCTCTGTCCAGGATTGTAGATTTTGTGTTCGGCAAACTCCGCGGAGAACCCGTGGAACGGACTTTTATGGATGCCACTGATGAATCCCTCCACAATTTGATGGGCCAAAAGTTCCAAGTTTTGGAAAAGGGTCGCTCTGTTAAGTTCCGATCGTACGTCCATAATTGATTTCTGCAGACAAGATAAAATAAAAAAGGCTTGGCATTTGCCAAACCTTTTTTAAAATCTAATTCCAAAATTCTTTTTACAGGGCTGCATCAATAGCGTCTGTATAGGTTTTTTTAGGAGATACACCTACTTGACGGTTTACGACCTCACCATCTTTAAAGACCAAAACGGTAGGGATGTTACGTACGCCGTATTTAGCGGCAAACTGCTGGTTTGCATCAACATCGACCTTTCCAACAACAGCTTTGCCATCGTATTCTTGTCCTACTTCTTCAATGATCGGACCTACCATTCTACAAGGTCCGCACCATGCTGCCCAAAAATCTACCAGGACAGGCTTATCACTTTTTAAAACAACTTCGTCAAAAGTTGCATCTGTTATTTCTAGTGCCATCTTATTTATTTTAATATTATGCAAAGTTAGTCAAATAATGCCCATCTAACTTACACCGGGCGTATTCGTTTTAATTATTGCGCCATTGACAATAATTATGGTCTAATTCAATTTGTAATGAATTTCATTTGCTTCCAGTTCGGAAAGCAACTCACTGTTTATCTTCACCTTTTGTTTTCGGCTCGATAATTTCAGTTTGATTTCCTCTTGCATCTCATAAATTACAAAACTTATCGGATGGTCGCCTTTATGCAATGTTAAAGTGTCCTTAAGAGTTTTGATGCGTTGTTCTTGCAGGCGATCTATGTTCAGTTTGATGGTGAGTTTTTTGGCAAAAGCATCCATCACATCCTGAAGCTGTTTAAAATCGTTGAACTGAAGCCTCGGGTC from Flagellimonas oceani encodes the following:
- a CDS encoding RagB/SusD family nutrient uptake outer membrane protein translates to MKKIDKTRYHKRTAIKSFVKNPILSRPYQILILQCLLLLGCTEFVEVDPPQNILIAETVFEDPATVESAMANLYFNMREQGMVSGNFGLTPTLGIYADELDYYGFNVDLAQFYNHNIIATNNRVELWWNQAYSLIYGANAIIEGVESSKALSSSERNKFKGEALFIRSYMHSQLVGLFGDVPYIKTTDYEENNRVSRLPESAVYDNIIVDLEEAVELLEGQEPVTSNRVIPDAYAAKALLARMHLYVRDWEQAVSYATDLMENFQLEMDLDRVFLKASTETIWQLQADDQFPINTSEGGTLTIELVPGQTYALTEELLSSFEENDLRYEEWTEPISDTDDTITFYYPHKYKADYNETESLEYSILFRLAEQYLIRAEASARLGNLIGAANDLNQIRERAGLATTQANTQTELLEAILKERQLELFTEQGHRWFDLKRTGNAANILDGIKPNWNDTNLLLPIPESQLELNPNLLPQNAGY
- a CDS encoding SusC/RagA family TonB-linked outer membrane protein, whose protein sequence is MKNSSIHISRTKMFLFFHLLLAPLLHQKLVAGTTLDPPQNTISGTITDMNGLPLGGVNVVVTSTNRGTISDMDGTYSIQAGNNDLLVFSIVGFRTLEVPIDGRNTINVQMEEDVTQLGEVVLNAGYYTVSEKERTGSIATIKSEIMEKQPVANPLAAMQGHLSGVNIVQNTGVPGGSFSVEVRGRNFLNGVTDPLYIVDGVPYGSQSLAAPRVSTEIIGNISPLNAINPNDIESIEVLKDADATAIYGSRGANGVVLITTKKGKSGKTRFDAHLSTTLSEVSNFLDLMNSQQYLEIRREGIDNDGLTPLLENPTLDGFWPDITVWDNNRYTDWQKELIGGTAYRQNAQLSISGGNELTQFLVSGGYLKETTVFPGDANYRKASLNSNLTHRSKNGKFKINFSSSYTREDNRLPGADFTQQAYSLEPNAPALFDEEGNLNWENNTWDNPLAALEEEFVAATNTIISNAILSYAITPNLELKSSMGFTRYRLDSYVTNPNTARNPGLGLTPQNFSNLTTNASERESWIVEPQLNWKKHWDRLSLDILVGTTFQQESSNQIVLRGRGFPNNGLIKNLAAAQSLEIFSTSDADYRYSALFGRINLKLYDRYILNLTGRRDGSSRFGPGRQFGNFGAVGLAWIFSREALFKESSFLSHGKLRGSYGITGSDNIGDYRYLDTYNVSGESYAGTTLLEPSGIFNPQFGWEANRKLEAALELGFFNDRVFLNTSWYRNRSSNQLVGIPLAATTGFSQLTGNFDAVVENTGLEVDLRTVNVRSKQFQWSTTLNLTIPKNKLVEFDDLESSTFANRYVIGEPLTIVKLYNALGVNPETGIYEFEDYDGDGEVSNPGDLEWIEDLAPKWYGGMGNTFTLGNLSLDVFFQFKKQRAYNAVRFDATPGFRGNVPVALLDRWQQPGDIATYQRSSSGFTTVEDLGGRQQSSNAAVSDASFLRLRNISLNYKLPTMENGLDINVYLQGQNLWTLTDYYGPDPEQPSSTRLPPLRQLTLGLQISF
- a CDS encoding DnaJ domain-containing protein; the encoded protein is MEFKDYYKILEINQTATQEEIKAAFKKQAVKWHPDRNLGTDTTEKMQEINEAYLILKDKEARERYDREYLRYKEFTQKSNSYYQEKTSQDFKQSQSENNQRKEKANEPNYEFDDEILKKWMRNARRQAVDLAKQTIREVGELSVTATKAAGSKMLELFIGYAIGGIIILIVFKACTG
- a CDS encoding site-specific integrase, with translation MFSTINVIFYPKRKVVKEPKKSIIYARITLDGKRAEFSTGKQIELSRWDADNCRIRGKSPEILVLNRFFDTLKAKCISIYDELVRSGEYVDADTVKNIFLGKGQKQYMILEIFQDHNDQMESLVGKEYSAGTLQRYKAAKSHISDYIVHKYQKKDFPLKKLDYKFITGFDYFLKSKKNCSHNTATKYIVNFKKIVRIAYANQWIDRDPFFHWSASWKQKEREFLTHEELEAMLKQEFEFERLDTVRDMFLFCCYTGLAFADIEKLTKDDLVKDIKGNKWIKTKRKKTKVLSSIPLLSIPEAIIDKYKEHPRVIKKKTLLPVYTNQRTNSYLKEIATACKIKKTLTTHLARHTFATTVTLSNGVPIESVSKMLGHTSLKTTQIYAKVLDSKISDDMEKLKNDPALLEFAKSI
- a CDS encoding DUF58 domain-containing protein: MDVRSELNRATLFQNLELLAHQIVEGFISGIHKSPFHGFSAEFAEHKIYNPGQSTKHIDWKLFARTDRLYTKRYEDETNLRCHMILDNSTSMYYPEVKEYALDNLNKIGFGVLSITALMQVLKKQRDAVGLSIYSDTYDFHASEKNSERHFQMLYSKLNEVAAHKTNSNETKTYTFLHQIAEKIHRRSLIFLFSDMFQTETEEGKLFEALRHLKYNKHSVVLFHLLDNEHELHFDFDNSPKRFVDVETGEQIDLYADSVKKAYSEKVAQYQKDLKLKCAQYQIKYVGVDVRSGFSQVLNSFMIERQKFA
- the trxA gene encoding thioredoxin; amino-acid sequence: MALEITDATFDEVVLKSDKPVLVDFWAAWCGPCRMVGPIIEEVGQEYDGKAVVGKVDVDANQQFAAKYGVRNIPTVLVFKDGEVVNRQVGVSPKKTYTDAIDAAL